The proteins below are encoded in one region of Haemorhous mexicanus isolate bHaeMex1 unplaced genomic scaffold, bHaeMex1.pri scaffold_187_ctg1, whole genome shotgun sequence:
- the SWSAP1 gene encoding ATPase SWSAP1 — MAAALERALGPAAPGRGSEAALPPLPVLVLGPAGSGRTSLLLRAALAGGADGPRALFLAPSAVPRLPGGPGGPGTDPRALQRLELRYPRTRLSLCRELLSLSLSPSPSPSLLLVDGLERYLALSPAVPCRHPGLSPAVPSRLAALLLELSRVPRCPQRVPSQVVASLRLPPPAPHVLATLLRFFPARCHLSPARGDRGDSGDSGDSRRGHRGSVRVTLRCPGNAPRRWRLRLGHPGHGDSDSDSDSDSPGDSDGDSPGDSGGEEEWM, encoded by the exons ATGGCGGCGGCGCTGGAGCGGGCGCTGGGcccggcggccccggggcgAGGCTCGGAggcggcgctgccgccgctgccggtgctggtgctgggccCGGCGGGCTCGGGCCGCACCTCGCTGCTGCTGCGGGCGGCGCTGGCGGGCGGCGCGGACGGGCCCCGAGCGCTGTTCCTGGCGCCCAGCGCCGTCCCGCGGCTCCCGGGAGGGCCCGGCGGCCCCGGCACCGACCCGAGAGCGCTGCAG CGCCTGGAGCTGCGCTACCCCCGCACGCGGCTGTCGCTGTGTCGCGAGCTGCTGTCGCTGTCGCTGTCGCCGTCGCCGTCCCCGTCGCTGCTGCTGGTGGACGGGCTGGAGCGCTACCTGgcgctgtcccctgctgtcccctgccgccacccggggctgtccccggctgtcccctctcGCCTGGCCgcgctgctgctggagctgtcgcgtgtcccccgctgtccccagcgtGTCCCCTCGCAGGTGGTGGCCTCGCTGCGCctgcccccgcccgccccgcacGTCCTGGCGACACTGCTCCGCTTCTTCCCCGCGCGGTGTCACCTCAGCCCGGCCcgcggggacagaggggacagcggggacagcggggacagccgGCGCGGCCACCGCGGGAGCGTGCGGGTGACGCTGCGCTGTCCCGGGAACGCCCCGCGGAGGTGGCGGCTGCGCCTCGGCCACCCCGGGCACGGCGACAGCGACAGCGACAGCGACAGcgacagccctggggacagcgacggggacagccctggggacagcggcgGCGAGGAGGAGTGGATGTGA